One genomic segment of Ancylobacter sp. IITR112 includes these proteins:
- a CDS encoding glycosyltransferase family 4 protein gives MSAAASAGGAARPRLILLSQWFDPEPTVRGLAFARRLDALGFDVEVVTGFPNYPGGKVYEGYRIRPLRREVVDGIRITRLALYPSHDRSRIGRVLNYVSFFFSATFYLLFLARRADVIHAYHPPLTVALAGVAARLLRRMPLVLDVQDMWPDTLRATGMLNNERALRLIGAVCRWTWRRADRISVLSEGFQRLLVERGVPPERITVISNWADEAGTDGAAVPLPAFAAPGRFRVLFAGNMGPAQALDTVIDAAALLTGTHPQIEFCFLGGGLEATRLQQAAAMRGLANVRFFPRVPQAEVGPWLAAADALLVHLRDDPLFAITVPSKTQAYLAAGKPILMAVAGDAAELVRRAGAGLAVPPENAAALAAAVTEMAGMEPGRLAALGANGRRYYDEHLSFARGTQRMAAVLRQAMAGNGRA, from the coding sequence ATGAGCGCCGCCGCTTCCGCGGGGGGCGCGGCGCGGCCGCGGCTGATCCTGCTGTCGCAATGGTTCGATCCGGAGCCCACGGTGCGCGGTCTGGCGTTCGCGCGCCGCCTCGATGCGCTCGGCTTCGACGTTGAGGTTGTCACCGGCTTTCCCAACTATCCCGGGGGCAAGGTGTATGAGGGCTACCGGATCCGCCCGCTCCGCCGTGAGGTCGTCGACGGCATACGGATCACCCGGCTGGCGCTCTACCCCAGCCATGACCGCAGTCGCATCGGCCGGGTGCTGAACTATGTCAGCTTCTTCTTCTCCGCGACCTTCTACCTGCTGTTTCTCGCGCGCCGGGCGGATGTGATCCACGCTTATCATCCCCCGCTCACCGTCGCCTTGGCCGGGGTGGCGGCGCGCCTGCTGCGCCGCATGCCGCTGGTGCTCGACGTGCAGGACATGTGGCCGGACACGCTGCGCGCCACCGGCATGCTGAACAATGAGCGGGCGCTGCGCCTCATCGGTGCCGTCTGCCGCTGGACCTGGCGACGCGCAGACCGCATCAGTGTTCTCTCCGAGGGTTTCCAGCGCCTTTTGGTGGAGCGCGGCGTGCCGCCGGAGCGCATCACGGTGATCTCCAACTGGGCGGACGAGGCCGGTACCGACGGGGCCGCCGTCCCTCTGCCTGCCTTCGCCGCGCCGGGGCGCTTTCGCGTGCTCTTTGCCGGCAATATGGGCCCGGCGCAGGCGCTCGACACCGTGATCGACGCGGCCGCTCTGCTGACCGGGACGCATCCTCAGATCGAGTTCTGCTTTCTCGGTGGGGGGCTGGAGGCGACAAGGCTGCAGCAGGCCGCCGCCATGCGCGGACTGGCGAATGTCCGCTTCTTCCCGCGCGTGCCGCAGGCTGAGGTCGGCCCCTGGCTGGCGGCGGCGGATGCGCTGCTGGTGCATCTGAGAGACGATCCGCTCTTCGCTATCACCGTGCCGTCGAAGACGCAGGCCTATCTCGCGGCGGGCAAGCCGATCCTCATGGCGGTCGCGGGCGACGCGGCTGAACTGGTCCGGCGGGCCGGTGCCGGGCTCGCTGTGCCGCCGGAGAACGCGGCGGCTCTGGCGGCGGCGGTGACCGAGATGGCCGGGATGGAGCCGGGCCGGCTGGCGGCGCTCGGCGCCAATGGCCGCCGGTACTATGACGAGCACCTGTCCTTCGCGCGCGGCACGCAACGGATGGCCGCCGTGCTGCGGCAGGCCATGGCCGGGAATGGCAGAGCCTGA
- a CDS encoding NAD-dependent epimerase/dehydratase family protein, giving the protein MAQRRIFITGTAGFIGFHLARLLLAEGWRVHGYDGMTDYYDVRLKQRRHVLLAQNEGFAATEAMLEDFDTLQRTVEAFRPDVIVHLAAQAGVRYSLEKPRAYIDANIVGTFNVMECARAVPVQHLLMASTSSVYGANEEMPFRETDKADTPLTIYAATKKASEAMGHSYAHIYALPTTLFRFFTVYGPWGRPDMALFKFTRGILEGAPIDIYNHGEMWRDFTYVDDLVQGIRLLIDTVPPLPDARDAPVQGDSLSPAAPFRVVNIGNSDKVRLLDFVDAIEAEIGRKAIRNYLPMQAGDVPATWADASLLHALTGFRPHTPFREGVARFVAWYRDYYRI; this is encoded by the coding sequence GTGGCGCAGCGGCGCATTTTCATCACAGGCACGGCGGGCTTCATCGGCTTCCACCTCGCGCGCCTTCTGCTCGCGGAAGGCTGGCGTGTTCACGGCTATGACGGGATGACGGACTATTACGATGTCCGGCTCAAGCAGCGCCGCCACGTCCTGCTGGCGCAGAATGAAGGCTTCGCCGCCACCGAGGCGATGCTGGAGGATTTCGACACGCTCCAGCGCACCGTTGAGGCGTTCCGACCGGATGTCATCGTCCATCTCGCCGCCCAGGCCGGCGTGCGCTACAGCCTGGAAAAGCCGCGCGCCTATATCGACGCCAATATCGTCGGCACGTTCAATGTGATGGAATGCGCCCGGGCGGTGCCGGTGCAGCATCTGCTCATGGCCTCGACCTCCTCGGTCTATGGCGCCAATGAGGAGATGCCGTTCCGTGAGACCGACAAGGCCGACACGCCGCTCACCATCTATGCCGCCACCAAGAAGGCGAGCGAGGCGATGGGGCATTCCTATGCCCATATCTACGCCCTGCCGACCACCCTGTTCCGCTTCTTCACGGTCTACGGTCCCTGGGGCCGGCCTGACATGGCGCTGTTCAAGTTCACACGCGGCATTCTCGAAGGTGCGCCGATCGACATCTATAATCACGGCGAGATGTGGCGCGACTTCACCTATGTCGACGACCTCGTGCAGGGGATCCGCCTGCTGATCGACACGGTGCCACCGCTCCCCGACGCGCGCGACGCGCCGGTGCAAGGCGACAGCCTGAGCCCGGCCGCGCCGTTCCGCGTGGTGAATATCGGCAATTCCGACAAGGTGCGGCTTCTCGACTTCGTCGACGCCATCGAGGCGGAAATCGGCCGCAAGGCCATCCGCAACTACCTGCCGATGCAGGCCGGCGACGTGCCCGCCACCTGGGCCGATGCCAGCCTTTTGCACGCGCTCACCGGCTTTCGCCCGCACACCCCGTTCCGCGAAGGCGTGGCGCGCTTCGTGGCGTGGTACCGGGACTATTACCGGATATAG
- a CDS encoding UDP-glucose/GDP-mannose dehydrogenase family protein, which produces MRVAMIGTGYVGLVSGTCFSDFGHDVTCVDNDLSKIERLKAGIMPIFEPGLDDLVARNVAGGRLHFTTDLPAAVAGAEVVFIAVGTPSRRGDGHADLSYVHAAAREIARAATGFTVVVTKSTVPVGTGADLEAIIREEAPDADIAVVSNPEFLREGAAIEDFKRPDRIVVGTGDPRAREVMAALYRPLSLNAAPLLFTERANAELIKYASNAFLAMKITFINEMADLCEKVGGDVQEVARGIGLDRRIGPKFLHAGPGYGGSCFPKDTLALARTAQEAGTPLRLIETVTTLNDTRKAAMGRRVLEALSVPPRGATVAVLGLTFKPNTDDMRDSPAINIVQSLVDRGVRIRAYDPVGMEEARKVLPDGIHYASGPYECAEGADALVIVTEWDAFRALDLNRLKAQLRSPIVVDLRNIYPPEDLIRRGFTYVGIGRADTARRSGMSSGD; this is translated from the coding sequence ATGCGCGTCGCGATGATCGGTACGGGTTATGTCGGCCTGGTCTCTGGCACCTGCTTTTCCGACTTTGGCCACGACGTTACCTGCGTCGACAATGATCTCTCCAAGATCGAGCGGCTGAAGGCCGGTATCATGCCGATCTTCGAGCCGGGGCTGGATGATCTCGTCGCCCGCAACGTGGCCGGGGGGCGGCTGCACTTCACCACCGATCTGCCCGCCGCCGTGGCCGGTGCCGAGGTCGTGTTCATCGCGGTCGGCACGCCCTCGCGCCGCGGCGACGGCCATGCCGACCTGTCCTATGTCCACGCCGCCGCCCGCGAGATCGCCCGCGCCGCCACCGGCTTCACCGTCGTCGTCACCAAATCGACCGTGCCTGTCGGGACGGGCGCCGATCTCGAGGCGATCATCCGCGAGGAAGCGCCGGACGCCGACATCGCCGTCGTCTCCAATCCGGAATTCCTGCGCGAGGGCGCCGCCATCGAGGACTTCAAGCGGCCGGACCGCATCGTGGTCGGCACCGGCGACCCGCGCGCCCGCGAGGTCATGGCCGCGCTCTATCGTCCGCTTTCGCTCAACGCCGCGCCGCTGCTGTTCACCGAGCGGGCCAATGCCGAGCTGATCAAATACGCCAGCAATGCCTTCCTCGCGATGAAGATCACCTTCATCAACGAAATGGCCGATCTGTGCGAGAAGGTCGGCGGCGACGTGCAGGAAGTGGCGCGCGGCATCGGGCTCGACCGTCGCATCGGCCCGAAATTCCTGCATGCCGGGCCGGGTTATGGCGGCTCCTGCTTTCCCAAGGACACGCTGGCCCTCGCCCGCACCGCGCAGGAAGCCGGCACGCCGCTGCGCCTGATCGAGACCGTCACCACGCTGAACGACACCCGCAAGGCGGCGATGGGCCGCCGGGTACTGGAAGCGCTGAGCGTGCCCCCGCGCGGCGCCACCGTCGCCGTGCTCGGCCTCACCTTCAAGCCCAACACCGACGACATGCGCGACAGCCCGGCGATCAACATCGTGCAGTCGCTGGTCGACCGCGGGGTGAGGATCCGCGCCTATGATCCCGTCGGGATGGAGGAGGCGCGCAAGGTTCTGCCCGACGGCATCCATTATGCGAGCGGCCCCTATGAGTGCGCCGAGGGCGCGGACGCTCTCGTCATCGTCACCGAATGGGATGCCTTCCGTGCCCTCGACCTCAACCGGCTGAAGGCGCAGTTGCGCAGCCCCATCGTCGTCGATCTGCGCAACATCTACCCGCCCGAAGACCTGATCCGCCGCGGCTTCACCTATGTCGGCATCGGCCGCGCCGACACCGCCCGACGCTCAGGAATGTCCTCAGGTGATTGA
- a CDS encoding Lrp/AsnC family transcriptional regulator — MPELKVDAIDRKILALLQQDAHMTMETLAGAVGLSPSPCARRVRNLEAAGVIKRYVAVVDQDKIGLPVSVFASIKLERQREDELDRFAKAIARWPEIVECYLMTGQRDYLLRIVVKDLPAYEAFLKRTLTRLDGVASIESSFALSQVKHAQALPVE; from the coding sequence ATGCCAGAATTGAAAGTCGACGCCATCGACCGCAAGATCCTCGCTCTTCTCCAGCAGGACGCGCATATGACGATGGAGACGCTGGCCGGCGCGGTCGGCCTCTCGCCCTCGCCCTGCGCCCGGCGGGTGCGCAACCTTGAAGCGGCCGGCGTTATCAAGCGCTATGTCGCGGTCGTGGATCAGGACAAGATCGGCCTGCCGGTCAGCGTCTTCGCCTCAATCAAGCTGGAGCGTCAGCGTGAGGATGAACTCGACCGCTTCGCCAAGGCCATCGCCCGCTGGCCGGAGATCGTCGAATGCTACCTCATGACCGGGCAGCGGGACTATCTGCTGCGCATCGTGGTCAAGGACCTGCCGGCCTATGAGGCCTTCCTCAAGCGCACGCTGACCCGGTTGGACGGTGTCGCCTCGATCGAATCGAGCTTCGCGCTGAGCCAGGTGAAGCACGCCCAGGCGCTGCCGGTGGAGTAG
- a CDS encoding transketolase has product MTASAERRADDIAILAELERKILWLATWTIHNANHLRPNADGLKVGGHQASSASMATIMTALYLKALRPQDRVAVKPHASPIFHAIQYLFGRQTREKLENFRGLGGAQSYPSRTKDVDDVDFSTGSVGLGVAQTLFASLVQDYLAAKGLGPSAEGKMVALVGDAEMDEGNIFEALLEGWKHGLRNTWWIVDYNRQSLDAVVREGLWERFESIFRSFGWDVVILKYGQLQQAAFQEPGGAALKHWIDTCPNQLYSALTFQGGTAWRKRLLDEIGDQSEVTALIERRSDDELAALMGNLGGHDLPSLIDAFEAARTHDRPVCFIAYTIKGFGLPLAGHKDNHAGLMTPTQLQGLRARHGVREGHEWDRFEGLTTPPARLQAFLDAVPFRAGGTRRHTPPKIEVPAALDVPLQPVMSTQQGFGLLLNEIGKREDDFARRVVTTSPDVTVSTNLGAWVNRRKLFAREEMADTFRKERIPSTYNWEFGPGGQHMELGIAEMNLFTLLSALGLSHSLFGERLLPIGTLYDPFIERGLDALNYACYQDARFILAATPSGVTLAPEGGAHQSIATPLIGMAQDGLASFEPAFVDELAVILRFAFQHAQAEDGGSTYLRLSTRSIEQPRRTMDAALAADIVAGGYWLRRPGPNAQVVIAYAGALAPEAIEAVGLIAEDRRDVGLLAVTSADRLHGGWTAAQRAREGGNAGAKAHVETLLNAVPPGCAIISAVDGHPATLGWLGSVHGHRARALGVEHFGQTGTIADLYRHVGIDAQGMVRAAQAMTPGRPIRHLRAVG; this is encoded by the coding sequence ATGACCGCAAGCGCCGAACGCCGTGCCGACGACATCGCCATTCTCGCCGAGCTGGAGCGCAAGATTCTCTGGCTGGCGACCTGGACCATCCACAACGCCAATCATCTGCGCCCCAATGCGGATGGGCTGAAGGTGGGCGGCCATCAGGCCTCCTCCGCCTCCATGGCCACCATCATGACCGCGCTTTACCTCAAGGCGCTGCGGCCGCAGGACCGGGTGGCGGTGAAGCCGCATGCGAGCCCGATCTTCCATGCCATCCAGTATCTCTTCGGCAGGCAGACGCGGGAGAAGCTGGAGAATTTCCGCGGGCTTGGCGGCGCGCAGTCCTATCCCTCGCGCACCAAGGACGTGGACGACGTGGATTTCTCCACCGGCTCGGTCGGGCTCGGCGTGGCGCAGACGCTGTTCGCCTCGCTGGTGCAGGACTATCTCGCCGCCAAGGGGCTGGGTCCGAGCGCCGAGGGCAAGATGGTGGCCCTTGTCGGCGATGCGGAGATGGACGAGGGCAACATCTTCGAGGCGCTGCTGGAGGGCTGGAAGCACGGCCTGCGCAACACCTGGTGGATCGTCGATTATAACCGCCAGAGCCTCGATGCCGTGGTGCGCGAAGGGCTGTGGGAACGGTTCGAATCCATTTTCCGCAGCTTCGGCTGGGATGTAGTGATCCTGAAATATGGCCAGTTGCAGCAGGCGGCGTTCCAGGAGCCGGGCGGCGCGGCGCTCAAGCACTGGATCGACACCTGCCCGAACCAACTCTATTCGGCGCTGACCTTCCAGGGCGGCACGGCGTGGCGCAAAAGGCTGCTGGACGAGATCGGCGACCAAAGCGAGGTCACCGCGCTGATCGAGCGGCGCTCGGATGACGAGCTCGCCGCGCTGATGGGCAATCTCGGCGGGCACGATTTGCCCTCGCTGATCGACGCCTTCGAGGCGGCGCGCACCCATGACCGGCCGGTCTGCTTCATCGCCTACACCATCAAGGGCTTCGGCCTGCCGCTCGCCGGCCACAAGGACAACCATGCCGGGCTGATGACCCCGACGCAGCTACAGGGCCTGCGCGCACGCCATGGCGTGCGCGAGGGGCATGAATGGGATCGGTTCGAGGGCCTCACCACCCCGCCGGCCCGACTGCAGGCCTTTCTCGACGCGGTGCCGTTCCGCGCGGGGGGCACGCGCCGCCACACGCCGCCGAAGATCGAGGTGCCGGCGGCGCTCGACGTGCCGCTGCAGCCCGTCATGTCGACCCAGCAGGGTTTCGGCCTGCTGCTGAATGAGATCGGCAAGCGCGAGGACGATTTCGCCCGCCGCGTCGTCACCACCTCGCCCGATGTCACCGTCTCGACCAATCTCGGGGCGTGGGTGAACCGGCGCAAGCTGTTCGCCCGCGAAGAGATGGCCGATACCTTCCGAAAGGAGCGGATTCCCTCGACCTATAATTGGGAGTTCGGCCCCGGCGGCCAGCACATGGAACTCGGCATCGCCGAGATGAACCTGTTCACCCTGCTCTCCGCGCTCGGCCTGTCGCATTCGCTGTTCGGCGAGCGGCTGCTGCCCATCGGCACGCTGTACGATCCCTTCATCGAGCGCGGGCTCGATGCACTGAACTATGCCTGCTACCAGGATGCCCGCTTCATCCTCGCCGCCACCCCTTCCGGGGTGACGCTGGCGCCGGAAGGCGGCGCGCACCAGTCCATCGCCACGCCGCTGATCGGCATGGCGCAGGACGGGCTGGCGAGCTTCGAGCCGGCCTTTGTCGACGAACTCGCGGTCATTCTGCGCTTCGCCTTCCAGCATGCGCAGGCGGAGGATGGCGGCTCCACCTATCTGCGCCTGTCCACCCGCAGCATCGAGCAACCGCGCCGGACCATGGACGCGGCGCTGGCGGCCGACATCGTCGCCGGCGGCTATTGGCTGCGCCGACCGGGGCCGAACGCGCAGGTGGTGATCGCCTATGCCGGTGCGCTGGCGCCGGAAGCCATCGAGGCGGTGGGGCTGATCGCCGAGGACCGGCGCGATGTCGGCCTGCTCGCCGTCACCTCGGCCGACCGGCTGCATGGCGGCTGGACGGCGGCGCAGCGCGCCCGCGAGGGGGGCAATGCCGGCGCGAAGGCGCATGTCGAAACACTGCTCAACGCCGTGCCACCCGGCTGCGCCATCATCTCCGCCGTCGACGGCCACCCGGCGACTCTGGGCTGGCTCGGCTCGGTGCATGGCCACCGCGCCCGGGCGCTGGGCGTCGAACATTTCGGCCAGACCGGGACCATTGCCGACCTCTACCGCCATGTCGGTATCGACGCGCAGGGCATGGTGCGGGCCGCGCAGGCGATGACCCCGGGCCGGCCGATCCGCCATCTGCGCGCGGTGGGCTGA
- a CDS encoding NAD-dependent epimerase/dehydratase family protein, whose product MSMHSAADRVPGEARRIVITGAAGLLGRHCLVRLHARNCAARFRGEPAPYDLVPLDRAAFNDAAGLAAALEGATAVFHFAGVNRGPEAEVEAGNIDIATRLAEACRASASRAHVVYANSTHAASDTPYGRSKRRAGEILAAAAPRFTDLVLPHIFGEGARSFYNNVTATFIHQVIGGENPSVNSEGRVQLLHAGAAVEAAIAAVAQGASGELRPVPRPMSVGDLLARLQGMHASYGANLFPDLSDPFDLALFNSYRAALYPDGFPRPLKLNTDARGVLFEAAKGGGGGQTFLSWTEPGVTRGNHFHLDKVERFLVLEGEAIIRIRRVPDGPVWEFRVDGRQPAAVDMPTLHTHSIENIGDRPLLTMFWTQAVFDPAAPDTYADPVLG is encoded by the coding sequence ATGTCTATGCACAGCGCGGCTGACCGCGTGCCGGGGGAAGCCCGGCGCATCGTCATCACCGGTGCCGCGGGGCTGCTCGGCCGGCACTGTCTCGTTCGCCTCCATGCCCGCAACTGCGCGGCGCGATTCCGCGGTGAGCCGGCGCCCTATGATCTGGTGCCCCTCGACCGCGCGGCGTTCAACGATGCGGCCGGCCTCGCCGCGGCGCTGGAGGGCGCGACGGCGGTGTTCCATTTCGCCGGCGTCAATCGCGGACCGGAGGCCGAGGTCGAGGCCGGCAATATCGACATCGCCACCCGCCTCGCCGAGGCCTGCCGGGCGAGCGCGAGCCGGGCGCATGTCGTCTATGCCAATTCCACCCATGCCGCCTCCGACACGCCCTATGGCCGCTCCAAGCGGCGGGCGGGGGAGATTCTGGCCGCTGCCGCGCCGCGCTTCACCGATCTGGTGCTGCCGCATATTTTCGGTGAGGGCGCGCGGTCCTTCTACAACAACGTCACCGCCACCTTCATTCATCAGGTGATCGGCGGCGAGAACCCGAGCGTCAATTCCGAGGGGCGGGTGCAGCTTCTCCATGCCGGCGCGGCGGTGGAAGCGGCGATCGCCGCCGTCGCCCAGGGGGCGAGCGGCGAGTTGCGGCCGGTGCCGCGCCCGATGAGCGTCGGGGACTTGCTGGCGCGGCTGCAGGGCATGCACGCATCCTATGGCGCCAACCTGTTCCCGGACCTGTCGGACCCGTTCGACCTCGCTTTGTTCAACAGCTACCGCGCGGCGCTCTATCCCGACGGCTTCCCGCGCCCGCTGAAGCTGAACACGGATGCGCGCGGCGTGCTGTTCGAGGCGGCAAAGGGCGGCGGTGGCGGCCAGACTTTCCTGAGCTGGACCGAGCCCGGCGTCACAAGGGGCAACCATTTCCACCTCGACAAGGTGGAGCGCTTCCTGGTGCTGGAGGGCGAAGCCATCATCCGCATCCGCCGCGTGCCGGACGGCCCGGTGTGGGAGTTCCGCGTCGACGGGCGCCAGCCGGCCGCCGTCGACATGCCGACGTTGCACACCCACAGTATCGAGAATATCGGCGACCGGCCGCTTTTGACCATGTTCTGGACGCAGGCGGTGTTCGATCCCGCCGCGCCCGATACCTATGCCGATCCGGTTCTGGGGTGA
- the wecB gene encoding non-hydrolyzing UDP-N-acetylglucosamine 2-epimerase — MLKVMTILGTRPEIIRLSRVMARLDALCDHRLVHTGQNYDYELNEVFFEDLGVRRPDHFLGTGGGSLGETLGKILIESEKVLVAERPDAVLILGDTNSAISALMARRMKIPVYHMEAGNRSFDGNVPEETNRRLVDHIADFNLVYTEHARRHLISEGLPHRRIYLTGSPMREVLEHYRPRIDASDVLRRLGLSPRGYFIVSLHREENVDSRERLGELVGALSELAVRYDRPVIVSTHPRTRKRLEAAGLVADERVSFMKPFGFHDYNHLQKNAFCAISDSGTIAEEASLLDFPAITPRDAIERPEALDTGSIMVTGLSRAAILRGVEVATRLFAARAEQGLACPLPQDYAVTNTSERVVSLILGTAPLSNGWDGIRTHERP; from the coding sequence ATGCTCAAGGTCATGACGATATTGGGCACGCGGCCCGAGATCATCCGTCTCTCGCGCGTCATGGCGCGGCTCGACGCGCTGTGCGACCATCGCCTCGTGCATACCGGCCAGAACTACGACTACGAACTGAACGAGGTGTTCTTCGAGGATCTCGGCGTGCGTCGGCCCGACCATTTCCTCGGCACCGGCGGCGGCTCGCTCGGCGAGACGCTGGGCAAGATCCTGATCGAGAGCGAAAAGGTGCTCGTCGCCGAACGGCCCGATGCGGTGCTGATCCTCGGCGATACCAATTCGGCCATTTCCGCCCTGATGGCGCGGCGTATGAAGATCCCCGTCTACCACATGGAAGCCGGCAACCGTTCCTTCGACGGCAATGTGCCGGAAGAGACCAACCGCCGGCTGGTCGATCACATCGCCGATTTCAACCTCGTCTATACCGAGCATGCCCGCCGGCATCTCATTTCGGAAGGCCTGCCGCACCGGCGCATCTATCTCACCGGCTCGCCGATGCGCGAAGTGCTGGAGCATTACCGCCCGCGCATCGACGCTTCCGACGTGCTGCGCCGGCTGGGCCTTTCGCCGCGCGGCTATTTCATCGTCTCGCTGCACCGCGAGGAGAATGTCGACAGCCGCGAACGCCTTGGCGAACTGGTCGGCGCCTTGTCGGAGCTGGCCGTGCGCTATGACCGGCCGGTGATCGTCTCCACCCATCCACGCACGCGCAAGCGGCTGGAAGCGGCGGGGCTGGTGGCGGATGAACGGGTGAGCTTCATGAAGCCCTTCGGCTTCCATGACTATAACCACCTGCAGAAGAACGCCTTCTGTGCCATTTCCGACAGCGGCACCATTGCCGAGGAAGCGTCCCTGCTCGACTTTCCCGCCATCACCCCGCGCGACGCCATCGAGCGGCCGGAGGCGCTGGACACCGGCTCGATCATGGTCACCGGCCTCAGCCGCGCAGCGATCCTGCGCGGGGTCGAGGTGGCGACCCGCCTGTTCGCGGCCCGCGCCGAACAGGGGCTGGCCTGCCCGCTGCCGCAGGACTATGCCGTCACCAATACCTCGGAACGTGTGGTGAGCCTCATCCTCGGCACCGCGCCGCTCTCCAATGGATGGGACGGCATACGGACGCATGAGCGGCCATGA
- a CDS encoding sugar nucleotide-binding protein has translation MRVLVLGASGMLGNALVRVLPDEGVEAYGPARSTDCVFDGMRGQYTEDDRPDAADLDGRSKLLGEVDYPHAVTLRTSIVGHELGSHHGLFDWFLAQQGRVFGYRRAIFSGLTTVEFARVLARHVLPKPELRGVYHLSAEPISKDALLRIVAEVYGKSIEILPKDEPVLDRSLRSDRFRAAAGYTPPDWETMVRELRDVYAQRG, from the coding sequence ATGAGAGTTCTCGTCCTTGGCGCCAGCGGCATGCTTGGCAACGCTCTGGTGCGCGTGCTGCCGGATGAAGGCGTTGAAGCCTATGGCCCCGCCCGCAGCACGGACTGCGTGTTCGACGGCATGCGCGGCCAGTACACTGAGGATGACCGTCCCGATGCGGCCGATCTCGACGGGCGCAGCAAGCTGCTCGGCGAGGTGGATTACCCGCACGCCGTCACCTTGCGCACCTCCATTGTCGGCCATGAGCTCGGCAGCCATCACGGTCTGTTCGACTGGTTTCTGGCGCAGCAGGGCAGGGTGTTCGGCTACAGGCGGGCGATTTTTTCAGGGCTGACGACGGTGGAATTCGCCCGCGTCCTCGCCCGTCACGTACTGCCGAAGCCCGAATTGCGCGGCGTATACCACCTCTCAGCCGAGCCGATCAGCAAGGATGCGCTGCTGCGGATCGTCGCCGAGGTCTATGGCAAGTCGATCGAGATTCTCCCGAAGGATGAGCCGGTGCTCGACCGCTCGCTGCGGTCGGACCGTTTTCGCGCGGCGGCCGGCTACACGCCGCCTGATTGGGAGACGATGGTACGGGAGTTGCGGGATGTCTATGCACAGCGCGGCTGA